The following DNA comes from Ornithinimicrobium avium.
CGCTCCGCCTGCTGGCGGGCCCGCACGTGGGAGCCCGGACGTGCCAGCAGCGCCTCCACGCCGTCGGCGAAGGCGGCGGGGGTGGAGTGCGCCACGTGGCCGCCCTCGCCCACGACCTCCTGCAGGGCGCCCTCGTCGGTGCACACCGCCGGCACGCCGCAGGCCATGACCTCGAGAGCGGCCAGCCCGAAGGTCTCCAGCGGGCCGGGTGCGACCGCCACGTCGGCGGTACCCATCTTGACGGCCAGCTCGCGGCGGTCGCTGATGTAGGAGTGGAAGACGACCGGCAGGTTGCGTGAGCGCTCCAGCAGCCGGTCGCGCAGCGGGCCGTGCCCGAACACCGTCATCTCCACGTCCATGCCGCGCCGGACCAGCTCGCGGACCGTCTCGATCGACAGCGCCGGACGCTTCTCGGGGGAGAGGCGGCCGCAGTGCACGAGCCGGACCATCTCACCCGGTGCCGGCGGCACGTAGGCCCTGGGGTCGCGGGTCGGCACGAAGGTCTCGAGGTCCACCCCCAGGGGGACGACGTGCGCGTCGATGCCGTTGCGGTGGAACTCCTCGGCGGCGAAGCGGCTCGGGCAGACGATCGCGTCGTAGTCGTGCGCGCTGCGACGGTTGATCAGGTCGGCCGTCCACACCGCGGGGGTGTCGGGCACCGGCGTGCGGCGCACCATGATCCCCGTCATGTGCTCGTGGCTGATCATCACCGAGCCGATGCCGCGGCGCCGCGCCCACCGGCCCATCCAGCGGGTGGTGGACCGGTCGGAGACCTCCAGCGCGTCGGGGTCGATCGCGTCCATCAGCCGGGACAGCCCGCGCCGGTCCCAGATCAGGGAGTAGCCGGTGCCGGGGATCGGCATCGCGGGCACGCGGAAGACGGTGCCCTGGGACTCCTCGCTGATCTCCGGTCCGGGCCCCGGAATGATGAGCGAGACCCGGTGGCCCAGGGCGCGGTAGTGCTCGCCCCACGCCTGCAGCGCCGTCTTGATGCCACCCGACGTCGGGCTCACGAAGTTGGCGACGCGCAGGATGTGCATAGCGTCCGCGAGCCTACCCGCGTGCGGCGTCCGGGTCGCGGGGGGCGTGGCCCGCGGTCAGCTCCAGCTCCGGAACGCCAGCGCCACGTTGACCCCGCCGAAGCCGAAGGAGTTGTTGAGCGCGGCGAGGTCGCCGTCGCCGAGGGCGCGCGGCGCGCCGGTCACGACGTCGAGGTCGATCTCGGGGTCCATGTTCTCGAGGTTGATCGTCGGCGGCACCTGGCGGTCGTGCAGGGCCAGGACGGTGAGCACGGCCTCGAGAGCACCCGCGGCACCGAGCAGGTGCCCGGTCATCGACTTGGTGGCGGTGACCGCGATCTGGTCCGTGCGCGTCCCGAAGGCGCGGTGGATGGCACGCGTCTCGGCCAGGTCGCCGACCGGGGTCGAGGTGGCATGCGCGTTGATGTGCACGATGTCCTCCACCGTCAGGCCGCCGTCGGTGAGGGCCTCGGTCATCGCCCGCGCGGCGCCCTCGCCCTCGGGGTGTCCCGCGGTGATGTGGTAGGCGTCGCTGGACGTGCCCGAGCCGACGATCTCGGCGTAGATCCGGGCCCCGCGGGCCCGGGCGTGCTCCTCGGCCTCGAGCACCATGAGCCCGGCGCCCTCGGCGATGACGAAGCCGTCTCGGTCGACGTCGTAGGGGCGGGAAGCCCGCTCCGGCTCCTCGTTGCGGGTCGACAGCGCCGTCATCGAGGCGAAGGCGGCGATCGGCAGCGGGTGGATCGCCGCCTCCGTGCCGCCGGCCACCATCACGTCGGCCTTGCCGTCGCGGATCATGTCGAGCGCGAGCCCCATACCCTCGGCGCCGGAGGCGCAGGCGCTGACGGGGCAGTGGGCGCCCGCACGGGCGGACAGGTCGAGGGAGACCGCGGCGGCGGGTCCGTTCGGCATCAGCATCGGCACGGTGAGGGGAAAGACCCGCCGCGGTCCCTTCTCCTTGAGGACCTCCCACTGGGTCAGCAGCGTCCACACCCCGCCGATGCCGGAGCCGATGGCCACGCCGAGGCGCTCGGGCTCGACCTCGGGGCTCCCGGCGTCGGCCCACGCCTCGCGCGCGGCCACGAGCGCGTACTGACCGGAGGGGTCGTTGCGGCGCACCTCGACCCTGGCGAGCACGTCGGCGGGGGAGGTGTGGAGGGACCCGGCGAAGGTCACCGGCAGCTCGTGCTCGGCGACCCAGTCCTGGGTGAGCGGGCGCACGCCGGAGCGGCCGGCCAGGAGCGATTCCCAGGTCTGCGGGGCGGTGCCCCCGACGGGAGTGGTGGCCCCGAGCCCGGTCACGACGACGCGGCGAGGCTTGTGGGTCGGGCTGACGGACATCTGCTCGGCCTCCAGGAGGGACGGGCGGCGGCGGTGGGCCGCCTCGGGGTGATGGGCGCCGGCCGACGGCTCCGCCGGTCGGCGCTCAAGAGTATGCGGTGCACGCCGGCACGCGGGTCGCGGCCGGGTGGTGGACCGGCCGGTCGGCCGACATGGCGCTCTGCCGGCCCGGGCTGGGGCCGGCGGGCGGAGGCGGTGGGACCGCGACCGCCCGCCGGACGGGTCAGCCCTGGTTGTTCGCGATGTAGGTGACCGCGTCCTTGACGTGGGTGAGGTTCTTGACCTCGTCGTCGGGGATGCGGACGCCGAACTTGTCCTCGGCGTTGACCACGATCGTCATCATCGACAGGGAGTCGATGTCCAGGTCCTCGGTGAAGGACTTCTCCATCTGGACCTCCTCGGGCTCCAGGCCCGTCTCCTCGTTGACGATCTCGGCGAGACCCGAGAGGATCTCCTGCTCGCTCAGAGCCATGGTTCGCTACTCCTTGTGGTTGCGGTTGGGGCTGACCCGGATGTGTGCCCGCCGGGCCTCGGGAACCGGTGGGTGCTCAGGGCATGACGACGACCTGCGCGGCGTAGACCAGCCCGGCGCCGAACGCGATCTGCAGCGCGAGGCCC
Coding sequences within:
- a CDS encoding glycosyltransferase produces the protein MHILRVANFVSPTSGGIKTALQAWGEHYRALGHRVSLIIPGPGPEISEESQGTVFRVPAMPIPGTGYSLIWDRRGLSRLMDAIDPDALEVSDRSTTRWMGRWARRRGIGSVMISHEHMTGIMVRRTPVPDTPAVWTADLINRRSAHDYDAIVCPSRFAAEEFHRNGIDAHVVPLGVDLETFVPTRDPRAYVPPAPGEMVRLVHCGRLSPEKRPALSIETVRELVRRGMDVEMTVFGHGPLRDRLLERSRNLPVVFHSYISDRRELAVKMGTADVAVAPGPLETFGLAALEVMACGVPAVCTDEGALQEVVGEGGHVAHSTPAAFADGVEALLARPGSHVRARQQAERFNWRASAERMLAVHEQVRVGVQGGGRR
- the fabF gene encoding beta-ketoacyl-ACP synthase II gives rise to the protein MSVSPTHKPRRVVVTGLGATTPVGGTAPQTWESLLAGRSGVRPLTQDWVAEHELPVTFAGSLHTSPADVLARVEVRRNDPSGQYALVAAREAWADAGSPEVEPERLGVAIGSGIGGVWTLLTQWEVLKEKGPRRVFPLTVPMLMPNGPAAAVSLDLSARAGAHCPVSACASGAEGMGLALDMIRDGKADVMVAGGTEAAIHPLPIAAFASMTALSTRNEEPERASRPYDVDRDGFVIAEGAGLMVLEAEEHARARGARIYAEIVGSGTSSDAYHITAGHPEGEGAARAMTEALTDGGLTVEDIVHINAHATSTPVGDLAETRAIHRAFGTRTDQIAVTATKSMTGHLLGAAGALEAVLTVLALHDRQVPPTINLENMDPEIDLDVVTGAPRALGDGDLAALNNSFGFGGVNVALAFRSWS
- a CDS encoding acyl carrier protein; this encodes MALSEQEILSGLAEIVNEETGLEPEEVQMEKSFTEDLDIDSLSMMTIVVNAEDKFGVRIPDDEVKNLTHVKDAVTYIANNQG